From the genome of Colletotrichum higginsianum IMI 349063 chromosome 4, whole genome shotgun sequence, one region includes:
- a CDS encoding Beta-xylosidase, whose product MSDILASQSLINGSCLCGAVKYTVAGGYALTVLCHCNSCRKFTGSSFGANSLVDRANLTVHDLESKISVYAAPTAESGTSLARSFCSACGSSLFVANDAFPNQVAVTSGSMDNVQGGHDADDDKMWRPKLEFFCKRKATWLTTEGTVERDTSYRMRARNIRELLSSIFPTLQHKYKTTTVQRHPQTQSIPLIAVATMGANEGRAIFLNPVIPGFNPDPTVCVVPATESSPTTYFLSTSTFEYFPGCAIYTSTDLINWKLIGHALTRKSQIELRTVEPGAGSWASTLRYRPQEKRWYLANGLFQRYRPANDERIFPRGFYVWTDNIWDDNAWSDPVYFDNPGFDQDLFWDDDGKVYLSTTVRMGKRTPGLKLKDFAIHISEIDIITGRTLTPPQVIRESPHGIAEGSHIIRKGKYYYLFTAEGGTEAGHQEWALRSETGPYGPWEGQGGPLWYNGPDEEVQRTGHCDVFEDGCGQWWAVMLGVRPVKSEGKFLEPQMGRETFLVRVDWEDDWPIFNQGRNITLQTIGRGPIREVAVADENGVKWKADLSKPSLELGWYHKNTPTKSCHSLTERPGHLRLYGNCFDLSSPESPAMLLRKQSSFNEIFRVKMFFKPSRADYESGITVWWSQYSYATVGIGAVQPQDGGPAVPTIVSRQPTGKINELKLTRPLLESRSSPASALDLDQPVQFTIITSPTKYEIRLSVGEINTNISFTSEDLTVLPPVGGAFCGVMYGIYSFGRNEPVLDPSDFTDIEILETRP is encoded by the exons ATGTCTGACATCCTCGCTTCCCAGTCTCTCATCAATGGAAGCTGCCTCTGCGGTGCAGTCAAATACACCGTAGCGGGAGGTTACGCCCTCACGGTACTATGCCACTGCAACAGCTGCCGGAAGTTCACTGGTTCCTCATTTGGCGCCAACAGCTTGGTCGATAGAGCG AACCTTACCGTGCACGACCTTGAGTCCAAGATCTCGGTGTACGCGGCCCCAACCGCCGAGTCCGGTACCTCGCTGGCCCGTTCCTTCTGCAGTGCTTGCGGATCTTCACTCTTCGTGGCCAACGACGCCTTTCCAAACCAAGTCGCCGTTACGTCGGGGTCCATGGATAACGTGCAGGGCGGCcatgatgccgacgacgacaaaaTGTGGAGGCCGAAGCTGGAATTTTTCTGTAAGAGAAAGGCAACATGGCTAACAACCGAAGGTACTGTTGAGAGAGACA CGAGCTATCGGATGAGAGCTCGCAACATCCGTGAGCTTCTCAGCTCAATATTCCCTACGCTACAACACAAATACAAGACAACGACCGTCCAGCGACACCCACAAACACAAAGCATTCCCTTGATCGCTGTTGCCACAATGGGTGCCAACGAGGGGAGGGCAATCTTCCTCAATCCCGTCATTCCGGGCTTCAACCCAGACCCGACCGTCTGCGTCGTTCCGGCAACGGAATCGAGCCCTACGACGTACTTTCTGTCGACTTCCACTTTTGAGTATTTCCCGGGTTGCGCCATCTACACGTCAACGGACCTCATCAACTGGAAGCTCATTGGCCATGCACTTACACGCAAGAGTCAGATTGAGTTAAGAACCGTGGAGCCGGGAGCTGGAAGCTGGGCAAGCACACTTCGATACCGGCCGCAGGAAAAGCGTTGGTATCTTGCCAACGGCCTGTTCCAGAGATATCGTCCAGCAAACGAC GAACGCATCTTCCCTCGAGGCTTCTACGTCTGGACTGACAACATCTGGGATGATAACGCCTGGTCAGACCCTGTTTACTTTGACAATCCTGGATTCGACCAAGAC CTCTtctgggacgacgacggaaaGGTCTACCTTTCTACCACAGTACGCATGGGGAAGCGCACGCCGGGACTCAAATTGAAGGACTTTGCTATTCATATTTCAGAGATAGATATCATCACAGGGAGGACCTTGACCCCGCCACAAGTGATCCGAGAATCCCCCCATGGCATCGCTGAAGGCTCGCACATCATTCGCAAAGGGAAGTACTACTATCTCTTCACCGCTGAAGGCGGCACGGAAGCCGGTCATCAGGAATGGGCTTTGAGAAGCGAGACAGGGCCATACGGTCCGTGGGAGGGGCAGGGCGGGCCTTTGTGGTACAACGGgcccgacgaggaggtccaACGGACCGGCCACTGCGACGTGTTTGAGGATGGTTGTGGACAGTGGTGGGCCGTGATGCTTGGTGTCCGTCCTGTCAAGTCTGAAGGCAAGTTTCTCGAGCCTCAGATGGGTCGAGAGACATTCTTGGTTCGAGTTGACTGGGAGGACGATTGGCCCATCTTCAACCAGGGCCGAAATATTACACTTCAAACCATTGGCAGGGGGCCAATCCGTGAAGTTGCCGTTGCGGATGAGAACGGAGTCAAGTGGAAGGCGGATCTTTCCAAGCCGTCCCTTGAGCTTGGCTGGTATCACAAGA ACACACCGACCAAATCCTGTCACAGCCTCACGGAGCGTCCGGGCCATCTGAGACTTTATGGTAACTGCTTCGACCTAAGCAGCCCCGAGTCGCCGGCGATGCTGTTGAGGAAGCAGTCATCCTTCAATGAGATCTTTCGGGTGAAAATGTTCTTCAAGCCCAGCAGAGCAGATTATGAGTCGGGTATCACTGTTTGGTGGAGCCAGTATTCCTATGCCACCGTTGGCATTGGTGCAGTTCAGCCACAAGACGGCGGGCCGGCTGTCCCAACCATCGTCAGTAGGCAGCCAACAGGCAAGATCAACGAGCTCAAG CTCACGCGTCCGCTTCTGGAGTCCCGGAGTTCCCCAGCATCCGCTTTGGATTTGGACCAGCCAGTCCAGTTCACCATCATAACCAGCCCAACCAAGTATGAGATACGCCTCTCTGTTGGTGAGATCAACACGAACATTTCTTTCACGTCCGAGGATTTGACCGTATTGCCTCCCGTCGGGGGGGCCTTTTGCGGCGTCATGTACGGCATCTATTCATTTGGCCGAAACGAGCCGGTGCTTGATCCCTCTGACTTCACCGACATCGAGATACTGGAGACAAGACCATAG